The DNA region ATCCGTTTTGTGTCCGTGTTATCCGTTCTAAAATTTAGGTACGAATTTGGATATTttgctcgtttcaatatttgtttttatgttgaattgatatctttgtcttcgtcgttttttatatttaatttatccTTTTCGATTTAAAATTATAGTATTTTTGTTACAGTGTCtatgattttttgaactttagtttcgttccccatgtatatattatggttttttgaatgtcgtattatgaatgtcgtaatatgttttagttaattttgatatgcgttttggttttctctttgttgaatcTTTGAAGTTTTGTCGTGAGCaatttgtttttatgttgttcttgttgtttttgtttaataatctaggttttgtgaagaatgtgtttgtgCGAGGCAACGTATGCTGGGTCCGGCAGAGTTGTTGCTTTTTGAAACTTATGCTTTCTTAATTTCATAAAGTTATGCTTGTTCcggcataacttcatgaattaagttaatttatgtgtgtcttggttttttggtgttgtattgttaataattttggtttttatgcaatctttatgtgttttggtgttgttttgttaataatgttggccttttatgcaatcttatgtgttttggttgtttctTCTATTATGCAGGTATTTGTGTACCAGTCTAGGGGCTGATTTTTTTATCATGGTATATgttaattattttcattctcatttttGGTTTATTCTTATGTAAACTCTTGGTTTCTGTTGacattaatttttcttttataggaGGAACATCCCTTGGTTAAGTTTGAACATTGGGTTGAAGGAGGTGGCATGTGGAGTGGTGATTTTCATTTTCGGAGTTTGATTTTGTCCTTTTTGAGTGTCTCTCAATTGGAGTTGTTGAAAAAGGGTGTGTTTGGACAGTTTATGGATTTGGTTGATGTCCGCCTGAGTGATAGTATTTTCCATTGCTTGATCTTATCGCAACTTTCATCTAGTAATGATAGTGCGTTAAAGTTTAAGATTTTTGATCGCGTGTGTGTATTTGATTCCGAGTCTTTCCGTCTTATTCTTTGGGTTGGATTCTTGTGTTGGCGATTTTAGTGTTGTGTCTAGCAGACCAAATAGATTGTTGAGACTTTATTTTCCAAATCAGGATAGAATAAGGTTGTGTGATCTCAGGAGTTTTTTACAGATCAAGTCAAGTAATCGTACTAGTGGTTTTTGGGAAAGATCTAGTGATGCTGTTAGACTTGCTGAGGTCTATATATTGGAGAGGGTTTTGTTGGGTCGTAAcgagaaatgtgttgttaaagGTCATCTAATGAAGATAATTGATGATGACAGTCTTCGAGTGTCTTATCCTTGGGGTTCCCTTAGTTTTAATTGGTTGGTACGGTCGATTCGTGGTTGTGTGAAGACTTTCAAGAGCATGCCATCTACACGTTATATGATTAGTGGTTTCCCTTACGCTTTAAATGTGTGGCTGTTTGAAGTTTTCCCTATCTTTCGAGGGTTTTCAAGTTTTCATGGTCTGAAGTCTCCTCGTATGTTGTCTTGGGGTCCTTCAAAGCAAGTTGATTATAAAGTTATTACTGATAATTTCTTCCATGCTGAAAAAGTATGTGTTTCCCTTTTGTTGATGCTTCTTTTTCTTGGTTCTTTTTCCCTcttgttattttttgtgtttttgtctAATTGATGCGTTTATATTGTGTTATAGCGATTCAAGAAATTTATTGTccatcttgttgttgttggtacgGAACAAGAGATCTTTGGATTATCCGATTGCACTTAAATTTCACGATGATTCGAGCCCTTGTTCTTCCCGTGCGGTTTTTCCATCTGAAGTTACTTCTCAAATAGTTGATGTAAGTTGTACTTTGCCTTTTgtgtttttggttgtttaaCTGAATTCTGAGTTAGAGGCCTTGTGGTAGAGTATTTTAGTAGGTGACATTTTTGTAGTCTTTTCTGTTTTGGTTATGGAAATTAAAGTTTATGCCCCTTGGGGCATACTTTTTGGTTTTGCAAACGTAGAATCTGCCCCTTCCGGCATAcatttctcctttcatattTCAGTTCTTTCCCTACCGGCATACTTGTTCTCATTTTGAGACTTATTTTAGTAGGTAAAACTTAAAATCGCCCCTTCCGCATAcatttctcctttcatattAGAGTTACTCGCCGCTACCGGCAAACGTTTTCATTTTCGAGCTTAAGTTACTGCTGGTCCGGCATACTTATTCAACATTAATTTAATGACATCAAAAGTAATGTGTTGTTTTATTGATCTGTTATACAGGGTGTTTTGTCTAGTGTGAAGAATCAACTTGATGATGAACGATCTACAATTGTCAATCAAGTAAACGTatggctttttatttttttagaggCCTTCGGTAGAGTATTTTAGTAGGTGACATTTTTGTAGTCTTTTCTCGTTTTGGTTATGGAAATTAAAGTTTATGCCCCTTGGGGCATACTTTTTGGTTTTGCAAACGTAGAATCGCCCTTTCCCGCATAcatttctcctttcatattTCGATTCTTTCTACCGGCATACTGTTCTCATTTTGAGACTTATTTTACTAGGTAACACATTTTGCAGTCTTCTCTGTTTTGgttttggaaatgaaagtttatgCCCCTTGAGGCATATTTTTTGGTTTTGCAAACTTAAAATCTGCCCCTTCCGGCATAcatttctcctttcatattAGAGTTCTGCCTCTACCGGCAAAAGCGTTTTCATTTTCAGGCTTAAGTTCTGCCTGGTCCGGCATACTTATTCAACATTAATTTAATGACATCAAAAGTAATGTGTTGTTTTATTGATCTGTTATACAGGGTGTTTTGTCTAGTGTGAAGAATCAACTTGATGATGAACGATCTACAATTGTCAATCAAGTAAACGTatggctttttatttttttatttttgagtttgttaATATGATATGTATACTTTGCATGCTGCATTCgttgtttttgtttattctcattttcttttcttctttgtttaatttttttttttttttttttttgttttgtagtCTTTGGATAGCCGTTTCgaagaattggataaaaatTTTGTTGGTGCGATTAAAGCTGTGGATAGCTTAGTTCGTGTACATGATGAAACAAAGTCATGTGTAGCGACTTTTCGAAAGTGCTAAAAGAACTTGTTTGGAAAGTAGACTTGACGAGTTTGGAAAGTAAATTTGATATTGTGATGCATTGTGTTGAAAGTTTAGTTCGACTGCATAGCGAAAACAAATCTTGTAAAGCTTGTGCATCTGGTAAAAGACAACCAGATTTGGGTTATTCAGTGAATGATGAGGTGAAGTTCCAAGATTTGCAGGAATCTTGTAAAGCAAGGTTTACAAAAAATGAGACGTCTCCCATGCTCGATATGCTCTGTgatctttctttgtttcttcatcAAGTCAACTGTCTGATAAAACTCAGACTCTTTCTCAGTTTGAAAAGGAATTtgtgaaagaaaatgaagaccGAGCAAAAAAAGAAGCACTTAAAGAAATTGCTGCAATTAATAATGCTTTTCAATGCGGAGATTATGTGTTTTCTTCTAATGAAGCATCACAAAATGTAAATGAAGTAGCATCTGTTGTTGAAGATAGTAGAAAACGTCCGAGATGCGAAgatgaaaacaaagaagatgaTGGTTATCCTAATTGGTGTTTGGTTACACCAAGCGGTACTCCGATTGAGAAACGGTTGAGTTACTTTGTTGAAGATGTATCTTGTCTTCGTTAAGAGTTAGGAAagtgaattgatttttttgtaGTTATTTATGGCAAGTGTTATGTTATTGTGTCTCCCCCTTTTTCGAATGATGTATATGTAAATTGGTCTTTCATTTCGTACATATAATGAAGTTTCACTTTTTCAAACTGTGCTCTATTGTAGTACGCTTAACCGCATACTTTTGCCATTTTTGTGAACGATTTTCTGCCCCTTTCTTCCGCATACTTCTAAGATGGAAGTTCTTGTTTTtcctaaaaatgaaaaagataattaaaaagTGACAGATTACATCTCGAATAAGTGCGACGATTACTTCCAATTAAtacatttgtttttaaaaaaataaaaatggaaacaaaaactgaaaaattcTTTGTATTTTTGTCAATAGTTGCGACGATTACTCCAATTTAAATTTGAGTAGctgtttttggttttaaaaaaaaaaaaaaaaatccaattgaaATCCAAAGAGCTCAATATGCAAAAGTCAAGCCAAATAATATTGCCGCCTCCGGCATAAGTTTGCCCGTTGTGAACAGATATTCTGCCCCTTCCGGCATACTTCTAAGATGGAAGTTACTGTTTTtcctaaaaatgaaaaagataattaaaaagTGACAGTTTACATCTCGAATAAGTGCGACGATTACTTCCAATTAAtacatttgtttttaaaaaaaataaaaatggaaagaaaaactgaaaaattCTTTGTATTTTTGTCAATAGTTGCGACGATTACTCCAATTTAAATTTGAGTAGctgtttttttttggttttaaaaaaaaaaaaaaaatccaattgaaATCCAAAGAGCTCAATATGCAAAAGTCAAGCCAAATAATattgcctcctccggcataagTTTGCCCGTTGGTAACAGAAGTTCTGCCCTTTCCGGCGTACTGCTAAATTCGTAgtaacagtttttttttttttttaatttctagaaataaaaaaagataactAAAAAGTGACTCTTATTCCAAATATCTCTAATAGGTATTGCTAAATTTACTTCCAATTGAAAATGTAttaattcttttgttttttttttttttatggaaaaaagaagaaactgaAAAACTCTTTGTATTTTTGTCAATAATTGAAACAGTTATGCCCACAAGGGCAAACTTTTATTCCTGACACACTTACATTATGCCTCTTTCGGCATAACTTTTGTCACGTGGTTAGCACGTGTacagttttaaatttttttttttggtttaatataTATTTGCCCGCTCTTCCTgtaatttactttttattttcgtTTGTTCACTTTAAAGCTGAAGAAGGCAGTTGCTTTGTGACGTTTCTGTATCATCTTTATCGGTTTTTCATTGATTTCTCTTCGTGGGGTTTCAATACCATCTGTAAGTTATTAGTTACCATTTTATTACTTGTTGATAAGTTATTTCCTTCAATTGTTGGTGTCTCTATTTTATTTGAATAgggttttgtgtttttttttttttttttttttttttttttcttttacgtttTTCTTAATGCATTGTGGTAATGTATTTTTGTTGGTAAtgttttttatgtgttttttttttttttttacttttttttttttttttcccgattgaattttatgttttgctCATGTTAGTGTGCTAAATGATGAGACGTCAATTTGGACAAGTTGCTTGACTATTATATTGCTCGGAAGAGTGGACGGACACACGCATCGGTCTTTGTATGGCGAGGGGATGAAAAGTTTGTTAAATTTGTTGAGAAATTTCTTACAAAAGAACGAGTTGGTAATTTTGAAGAATCGTCCTTTTGGGAAATTTATGGAATtacataatataaaaatgtcGGGTATCttggtgaattttatgttgttgtCGGAAGTTCGGTGTTCGAAACAAATGAAATGCATTTTAATATACAAGATAAACTTGTGACATTTACGAGCAATCATTTAAGAAAGTCAACGGGTTATCAATTACTTGAACCTCCTAGATCTTTCTATGCTAAATATAACAAAACCGATGGCGGTCGTCTTTTGAGAAGATATTTTGGTGTTGGAGATGGTaaaaggaatttggaaattagGGATTTGAAGAATGTGATGAGTCTTGaaaatgtagattttgaagaTGACCTTGATGCGGTGATGCTAGCGAGGTATACATTCTTGGTCGTGTTTTATTGGGCGGTAGAATTGATAAAAAGGTGTTGTGGCGATATATTGTATACATAGAGGACACCGAATTGTTTGAGCGATTTTAATTGGGGGTCTGTTTGTTTTGCCGAACTCTGAGGTGTTTCAAATCAATATATAAGCAAGGGACAAACGACATACCATTGattatggtgttgttggttttgtttttGGCTTTAGTGTTTGGGTTTGGTCTAGGTTCAATGACTATCGCAAACAATATGTTGATATTATTGGCGATTGTCGTGAACCTCGATGTTGTCGTATGTCAGCAAGAAATCTCCGCATTTCAATGAGGTGAAGAAATTGCTTGTATCCGAAGAGTACACGAGTGGAAAGGTAATGGTGTTTATTGCCCTTTATTTTTCGTGTCAACTTTTAATgtggtttttctttttctattttgatgtcattatttattattattgttgtatggattttatttCAATAGCGAGGTAAAGGGGTGGTTGATGAATCTCCGGACAATTCAAGCGCTGATGAAAGTGAATCTGAAGATGCCAATATTCCTGGCAAATCCAGTGAAAGCTCTTCTCTAGAGCATCGCATTGAGGTATTTCTCACGGGTCCTCTCTGTTTTTCCtgtaaaagttttgttcctttttttttttttctcttgagtTTAACACTTTGCTGTATTTGTTTATATTTACAGTTCCTGGAAAATGTTTGTGATGTTAAATTGGATAGGATTTTGAATAATCAACAGAAGGAGAAGGCCCGGATGGATCAGCTGATTTCTGCTTTGCGAAAAGCAGGGTTAAATTTTGAATCCCAATCTGCTTCTCATGCTGAAAATGTTCGTCGACATGTTGATTCTCCTCGTCATGTTGAAAAGGGTAGGCGCAAGAGCACAAGATCTGTTCGTAAAAGTGCTGCTGCTAAAAGGAAAACTAAACAAGCCATGCCTCGTAAAAATGTTGAGCAATCTTCCGTTGGGCAACGAAGAAGATCGGTGCGGTCGATGTTGAGGAAGATGTTGCGATCTTGAACGAGAATGAAACGCCACCAGAGACGAGGGGGCAATGGTGTTGATTTGTCTAATGTTGAGGGTGAAAGTAATCAAGAAATTCAGATGGAAGATGTGCAAGCCGGTTCTAGTGAAAGAACCGTTGATGAGACAGAGTTGGGAGGCAAAATCTTTGTTTTTTACACAAGAGAAGAAAATTACGCAAAACATTACAAGATGCAAATGCTTCTCTAAATGTGGCATTTGAAGATGATTTTGGAGAAGGCCAAGCAAATGTGACATGCCCCATGGAGACAGATGTTGAACAAGTTGAATCTATAAATGCAACCGAAAATGTTGAGGCTGAATTGCCTTCGgtaattttacatttttactTTGTTGTTTTCTAAATCTAAGTTGCTTGGCACACTTTTCTGGTAGTTGACACTTTGTGTGCTCTTTTTTGTTTCCCGATATGCAAATGATAGTTTTGCCCGTCCTGGCATAATCCCCTTTTTTATTGCAACTCATGTTCTGCCTACTCCGGCATACTACCTTTTTCACAAAGTTATATTTCTGCCTACACTggcatactttcacattttatATGCAAACTCATGTTCTGCCTCCTCCAGCATACTCGTCTCTTTTGGAAAGTTATTTTCTGCCGACTCCGGCATACTCTTACTTTTTGAAACTTAAATCTTGCCCTTTCCGGCatacttttccctttttcaagcataaggtttgccccttccggcatattttttcaaaacttgtTCATAAATCTTTTACCACTTTCagaatttgttaattttttattttaatatttttgtttcGATGATGGATGTTGTGTTTCTTAATTTGTTACTTTATGTAGGTTGTTGAGGAGGAGCAATTTGCCAGTGAACAGTTTGGTGATGCCAATCGTGAAGAATCCAACGTTTCTCCACCGAAAGAACATGTGCTTGAAAATCTTGAGCAAATTCAAGATGTAGATGTGGTGGTTTCTGATCATCCCGAACGAGATTTATCTCCTGCATCTCAAGCTGAAGGAAATGCAACTGGAAATGTTGAGGCTGAATTGGCTTTGGTAAATTTACATTCTATACTTTGTTGtttttaacactttgtttgCTCTTTTCGTTTAGCTTATGCAAATGATAGTGTTGCCCTCTCCGGCATAATCAACCCTTTTATTGCAAACTCATTTTCTCTCTACTCCGTCATTCTATCTTTTTTCGCAAAGTTATATTTTATGCCTACACTggcatacttttagtttttGAACTTAGCTCTTGCCCCTTCTggcatactttcacattttatACGGAAACTCATGTTCTGCCTTCTCCGGCATACTCATCTCTTTTCGAAAGTTATTTTCTGCCGTCTCCGGCatacttttactttttgaaacttaaatcttgccgcttccggcatacttttttctttttcaagcataaggttTGCCCCTTCCGGCATATGTTGTGTTTCTTAATTTGTTACTTTATGTAGGTTGTTGAGGAGGAGCAATTTGCCAGTGAACAGTTTGGTGATGCCAACCGTGAAGAATCCAACGTTTCTCCACCGAAAGAACATGTGCTTGAAAATCTTGAGCAAATTCAAGATGTAGATGTGGTGGTTTCTGATCATCTCGAACGAGATTTATCTCCTGCATCTCAAGCTGAAGGAAATGCAACTGGAAATGTTGAGGCTGAATTGGCTTTGGTAAATTTACATTCTATACTTTGTTGtttttaacactttgtttgCTCTTTTCTGTTTAGCTTATGCAAATGATAGTGTTGCCCCTCCTGGCATAATCAACCCTTTTATTGCAAACTCATTTTCTCTCTACTCCGTCATTCTATCTTTTTTCGCAAAGTTATATTTTCTGCCTACACTggcatacttttagtttttGAACTTAGCTCTTGCCCCTTCTggcatactttcacattttatACGGAAACTCATGTTACGCCTTCTCCGCATACTCATCTCTTTTCGAAAGTTATTTTCTGCCGTCTCCGGCatacttttactttttgaaacttaaatcttgccgcttccggcatacttttttctttttcaagcataaggttTGCCCCTTCCGGCATATGTTGTGTTTCTTAATTTGTTACTTTATGTAGGTTGTTGAGGAAAAACAATTGGGCGTTGAACGAGTTTGGTGACGCCAATTGCGAAGAATCCATTGTATCTCCACCAAAAGGAGATATGGCTCAAAATCTTGAGCAAACAACACTTGAAAATCTTGAGCATATAAGACGTGAAACACCTGAAGCTCAAGTTTCTAATAAGGGTGATGAACACGATGTTGTTCCTCATATTGGGGTTATGCCCGAGCCTTTTAATGCACTTGAGCCATTGAGGAGCGAACCAGCCAATGCAGATCTGCCCGAGCCTATTAATACGGTTGAGCCATTGAGGAGCGAACCAGCCAATGCAGACCTGCCCGAGCCTATTAATACGGTTGAGCCATTGAGGAGCGAACCAGCCAATGCAGACCCCGTTCAAGTCAGTACTCCAAGGGAGTCCGCTGTTGTTGATGGAAAGGGTGAGAACTCTCAAGGAATGGAGGACAATTTTCGATATGTGTCCTTTGAAGATATTGTAAATGTCGCTTCTTCCGCGGTCAAAGAGAGTACTGTTAGTCAAACCCCTCCTATTCTTTGAAGAAGAACTTTGTTGTTGAAGTGGCGGAAGTCTTGTCTTCCTTGAAGACAAGGCGCCGGGAAAAGGAAAGTAGTGGGTGATACCCGGCACCGGATGGATGCTATATTCTGGACGAAACGAACTTCCTTTTGGGTCACGGAAGGACGAAAGTGGCCGGGATGAACGAACGACAGAAGGATGTGCCCATTCCATTACTTCAAAAGCAAAATTGGCGTgaacttttggaaaaaatttatcAATCCTCAAAATCTTCCAGCAAGTAGATTTCGACCTACTGGGTAAGTTTTTAGTTATTGTGTGCtttcttaaaagttattttctgcccactccggcatacttttactttttgaaaCCCAAATCTTGCTGGAAGGTTTGCCTCTTCCGGCAAACCTTCTGTTTGTATTTTTCTAATTGTTGTTCCCTTTTCTTTAATCAGGGAAGAAGATGAGGTAATGTATCCTGCAAAGTTGAACCAACTGAGTGAAGTTTATAAGTTGGGTGATGTTGAGCCAAAATATAGGATGTTTTATTTGGAGCTGTACCATGATGTCTATGCGCTTAATGATGAGGTTCGCGATtgtcttttacttttttttttttcttatttttctatttgttattgcttcttgctttttttttttttttttattttttgaatcgctaaattttttttttccttaacacAGCATATTGATGTGATGCTGTATTATTTGAGGAAGAAAATGATGTATCATCCTCCAGCTGCCAATGCTGTTAAGTACACAACCGTAGATATGATGTTTGATCAGCTTGTGCAATTTGACATCAATAGATACTACCAAGACCCGGTTAATTACCACTGGTATGCTGGTGGCAGTGATGATGCATTTTTGTTGAGTAATATTGTGTATGGGCAAAGAGGAAAATGTGGTATATCGTGGGAGAATGTCGACGGGTATTAATTCCTATTCGCCCGGGATCCGATGATCCTAAAGCAATTTCTCACTATGTACTTGCTTtgtttttatgattgatgaGCGTAAATTGGTAGTTTATAACTCACTCAATCATAATGATGATCATTTGGTTCGCATTCTCGAGGCCTACTGTGGTATGATTCCTAAGTTGTTGGAGGTCAATGATTTTCAATTATTCAGGCCATCATACAATAACTTCAGTAATCTGAC from Lycium ferocissimum isolate CSIRO_LF1 chromosome 2, AGI_CSIRO_Lferr_CH_V1, whole genome shotgun sequence includes:
- the LOC132047412 gene encoding uncharacterized protein LOC132047412 — translated: MKRHQRRGGNGVDLSNVEGESNQEIQMEDVQAGSSERTVDETELGDDFGEGQANVTCPMETDVEQVESINATENVEAELPSVVEEEQFASEQFGDANREESNVSPPKEHVLENLEQIQDVDVVVSDHPERDLSPASQAEGNATGNVEAELALVVEEEQFASEQFGDANREESNVSPPKEHVLENLEQIQDVDVVVSDHLERDLSPASQAEGNATGNVEAELALFLNLALAPSGILSHFIRKLMLRLLRILISFRKLLRKNNWALNEFGDANCEESIVSPPKGDMAQNLEQTTLENLEHIRRETPEAQVSNKGDEHDVVPHIGVMPEPFNALEPLRSEPANADLPEPINTVEPLRSEPANADLPEPINTVEPLRSEPANADPVQVSTPRESAVVDGKGENSQGMEDNFRYVSFEDIVNVASSAVKESTVSQTPPIL